One segment of Gilliamella sp. ESL0441 DNA contains the following:
- the polA gene encoding DNA polymerase I, with product MPNKTPIILIDGSSYLYRAFFACPPLTNAKGEPTGAIFGVINMIRSLINQYNPTHIAVVFDAKGGSFRNEIYSEYKATREAMPENLRPQIEPIHTILKAMGLPLLCIEGVEADDVIGTLARQAEKENLDVLISTGDKDMAQLVSDKITLINTMNNTVLDPKGVMEKFGVPPEKIIDYLALRGDSSDNIPGVPGVGEKTAQSLLTEFNSVKDIYQRLDDIEKLSIRGAKSLKQKLIDNQKEAELSYLLATIKTDVQLDFTNEQLMSSDMDVNALNELFAYYGFHRWQKELISGSFLKNQKASAVNVNQNMPLLAQEHSSAKNKQTDYQCILTDKQLDQWVTKLSQSQQFAFDTETDNVDHVHAKLVGISLSITPHEAAYIPLAHQYLGVPEQLPLDSVLAKLKPVLENPKIKKIAQNAKFDYSVLANYGIKVQGIAFDTMLESYVLNSTERHDMDSMASRYLNHKTITYNELTKQDKKQVTIDAIDVEKTTQYAAEDADITLQLHEKLWPELEKDSKLTKLFTDIEMPLAIVLAEMERTGVLVDAKQLNDYSHELAKQLVATEAELQSLAGEKFNPASPKQIQAILFDKHQLPVLKKTPKGDPSTSEDVLSELANEYELPRMILFYRGLAKLKNTYTDKLPLMISPIDHRIHTNYNQIGTVTGRLSSNDPNLQNIPVRNEEGRRIRQAFIAPEGYKIISADYSQIELRIMAHLSQDKSLLNAFAHDKDIHRVTASEVLSKPESDVTSEERRRAKAVNFGLIYGMSAFGLSKQINIPRKEAQFYIDRYFERYPGVQTYMEETRQLAAQQGYVETLSGRRLYLPKITSTNGIEKRGAERAAINAPMQGTAADIIKTAMIKMSDWINNQPSGNIRMVMQVHDELVFEVKQELVDKYSAQIKSIMENCYQLSVPLKVDVGVGDNWDEAH from the coding sequence ATGCCAAATAAAACACCAATTATCCTGATTGATGGATCTTCTTATCTCTATCGTGCTTTTTTTGCATGTCCGCCGTTAACCAATGCCAAAGGTGAGCCAACAGGGGCTATTTTTGGTGTCATCAATATGATCCGTAGTCTGATTAATCAGTACAATCCGACACATATTGCTGTTGTTTTCGATGCTAAAGGCGGCTCTTTCCGTAACGAAATCTATAGTGAGTATAAAGCCACACGTGAGGCAATGCCGGAAAATCTTCGTCCGCAAATTGAACCAATTCACACTATTTTAAAAGCTATGGGGCTACCTTTACTCTGTATTGAAGGTGTGGAAGCGGATGATGTGATTGGTACACTGGCAAGGCAGGCTGAAAAAGAGAATCTGGACGTTTTAATCAGTACCGGTGATAAAGATATGGCACAGCTTGTCAGTGATAAAATTACCCTGATTAATACCATGAATAATACGGTGCTTGATCCGAAAGGCGTGATGGAAAAATTTGGTGTGCCACCCGAAAAGATTATTGATTATTTAGCATTAAGAGGCGATTCGTCTGACAATATCCCAGGGGTTCCGGGAGTAGGTGAAAAGACGGCCCAAAGTTTATTAACTGAATTTAACAGTGTTAAAGATATCTATCAGCGTTTAGATGATATTGAAAAATTATCAATCCGTGGCGCAAAATCGTTAAAACAAAAATTGATTGATAATCAGAAAGAAGCCGAATTGTCTTATTTGCTGGCAACGATTAAAACCGATGTGCAATTAGATTTTACTAATGAACAGCTCATGTCGAGCGATATGGATGTTAATGCATTAAACGAATTATTTGCTTATTATGGCTTTCATCGTTGGCAAAAAGAGTTGATATCGGGCAGTTTTTTAAAAAATCAAAAAGCATCGGCGGTCAATGTGAACCAGAATATGCCGTTATTGGCGCAAGAACATTCATCTGCCAAAAATAAGCAGACCGATTATCAATGCATTTTGACTGATAAACAATTAGATCAGTGGGTAACCAAATTATCCCAAAGTCAACAATTTGCCTTCGATACTGAAACGGATAATGTCGATCATGTGCATGCTAAATTAGTCGGGATTTCGCTCAGTATCACGCCGCATGAAGCTGCTTATATTCCACTTGCTCATCAATATCTTGGTGTTCCCGAGCAGTTACCGCTTGATAGCGTGTTGGCGAAATTAAAGCCTGTGCTAGAAAATCCGAAGATTAAAAAAATCGCGCAAAATGCTAAATTTGATTACAGCGTACTGGCTAACTATGGTATTAAAGTACAAGGTATTGCCTTTGATACCATGCTTGAATCGTATGTACTAAATAGTACAGAAAGACACGATATGGATAGCATGGCTAGTCGTTATTTGAATCATAAAACCATCACTTATAATGAGCTAACCAAGCAGGATAAAAAACAAGTGACCATTGATGCTATTGATGTTGAAAAAACGACACAATACGCAGCAGAAGATGCAGATATCACGTTACAATTACATGAAAAACTGTGGCCAGAGTTAGAAAAAGATTCAAAATTAACTAAACTGTTTACTGATATTGAAATGCCTTTAGCCATTGTGTTGGCTGAAATGGAAAGAACAGGGGTATTGGTTGATGCTAAACAGTTAAATGATTATTCCCATGAACTTGCCAAACAGTTAGTGGCGACGGAGGCCGAACTTCAATCATTGGCTGGTGAAAAATTTAATCCTGCTTCGCCAAAGCAGATTCAAGCAATTTTATTTGATAAGCATCAATTGCCGGTGTTGAAAAAGACGCCAAAAGGCGATCCGTCAACCAGTGAAGATGTGTTGAGTGAATTGGCTAATGAGTACGAATTACCGCGTATGATTCTATTTTATCGAGGACTGGCCAAGCTTAAAAATACTTATACAGATAAATTACCTTTAATGATTAGTCCTATCGATCATCGTATTCATACGAATTACAATCAAATTGGGACAGTAACAGGACGTTTATCTTCCAATGATCCTAATTTACAAAATATTCCGGTACGCAATGAAGAAGGGCGTCGAATCCGCCAGGCATTTATAGCACCAGAAGGGTATAAGATTATTTCTGCTGACTATTCACAAATTGAATTACGCATCATGGCACATCTATCGCAAGATAAAAGTTTACTCAACGCCTTTGCCCATGACAAAGATATCCACCGAGTGACGGCGAGTGAAGTATTAAGTAAACCTGAATCAGATGTGACGTCGGAAGAACGTAGACGCGCTAAAGCGGTCAATTTTGGTTTGATTTATGGAATGAGTGCTTTTGGTTTATCAAAACAAATCAATATTCCTCGAAAAGAGGCGCAATTTTATATCGATCGCTATTTTGAACGTTATCCGGGGGTACAAACTTACATGGAAGAGACCCGTCAATTGGCAGCACAGCAAGGTTATGTCGAAACCTTATCTGGTCGACGTTTATATCTGCCTAAAATCACCTCGACTAACGGCATAGAAAAACGAGGAGCCGAACGAGCAGCAATTAATGCGCCAATGCAAGGTACTGCGGCGGATATCATTAAAACTGCGATGATAAAAATGAGTGATTGGATTAACAACCAACCGTCTGGCAATATTAGAATGGTGATGCAAGTACACGATGAATTAGTGTTTGAAGTCAAACAAGAATTGGTTGATAAGTACAGTGCGCAAATCAAATCCATTATGGAAAATTGTTATCAATTATCTGTGCCATTAAAAGTCGATGTTGGCGTCGGTGATAATTGGGATGAAGCACACTAA